The following are encoded together in the Silurus meridionalis isolate SWU-2019-XX chromosome 2, ASM1480568v1, whole genome shotgun sequence genome:
- the dlg5a gene encoding disks large homolog 5a isoform X2 encodes MEPKHKELLEQCHQNLVQSIPDAQCLIELLTKSGSLSERDMQDLEQNCSSSSEKVDQLLKMLMSKESDHFLALCVALEKTYPHLYTALFSNGGGAADHSGSTYSVLSTMPSDSESSSSLSSVASSPPPALNDNRPSIENGDAILFQLRQVTRERDDLRKRLALASPGTTFDDCRPNSKASHDYERLKTQCMKAMADLQSLQNQHTKTLKRCEEAVKEADFYHMLHSRLLSDQSQLKEEMEVLRRDNAQLVREHNHLKQSCEELKRLHTEDQKEVADMRIQQQQVIRENGSSEVLKLYDTAMDKLEGLKKEYDNLSKRYSEKVANHNTDLSRLEQAEEENRRLQKQTETLMKQRDTAMHYQQQYSASIRRFDSVQQELNKASAQNKELQREMERLQSEVTRYKNFQLKAVKDAEKYKEERDSVFNEYRLIMSERDQVIKELDKLQTELEAAEARLKNNSSEKMVASEELEALRQELNSSLVDRDRAICERNELLEKYCHEVKDKADAQKELNQACKDIETVREERDVARKERTEAIIQRDQLLREYYQARQKQDTATLDMERANKEIEVLRKQCEAMSQELKEAVQEAEVAKCRRDWAFQERDKIVAERESIRTLCDNLRRERDRAVSDLADALRNLDDMRKQKNDAVRELKELKEKMECLQEKETPFYPLLAHSSHDSAIDTDSLEWETEVVEFEKDRDDMDLKALGFDIAEGVNDPYLPGDCGIFVTRVDKGSIADGRLRVNDWLLKINDVDLTNKDRKQVIKAVLNGGGVINMVVRRRKSLGGRLVTPVHINLIGHKDSGIGLEGGVYVTAIAAGSPAAREGSLNIGDRLIAINGIALDNKSVTECEALLRGCRDSLSLSLMKFFPQSTSGHNIFESLREADKCNGRIHMSEVHSRNSRNLKHNSSTQTDIYSGEAGGERRKQRADSEERKPFSPSTLHPSTLCARYGPSAFQEICYTRPESAGPECSSLDPTPDTKHSGGTWPKMVVGVPMAGESPAQLSIYKSPKQRKSIFDADTFKRPETPSKMEYLTSHSPQPSKTDTMTTPPTPPTRSDSFKFKPKQQGSSASDSTITESQQEECNGNLCFTEVGHEGRVLSSRKSCEEDIGRTRLDEPEVKRPRPKSAPALRRRMTPQSIPLHSFQSYSNDGDSLDQRDVLRSSPSRPYRHSVGFVPTLLNGNLPPNSIHRGLAPCTAVTAVMRNPVYTVRSHRVHTSNCPSVINQICHQHTHPSPQHQGRLSLDLSQKRSAEYSESSRSSRTSHGTNSLPSSARLGSSSNVQYRTERIKIPPTPRYPRSMLASDRGSLSHSECSSPCLITPPLSPLNLETSSFASSQSQNSISTRISVSPVPTGDHRRDRPYLEEPRNVIVHKGAEPLGISIVSGENGGIFVSKVTGGSIAHQAGLEYGDQLLEYNGINLRNATEQQARLVIGQQCDTITIMAQYNPHMYQLGNHSRSSSRMEPVSSQSTPQGSGATTPDNHSNIDTLSEQDEGTLTPSSKQTTPTTSPHSFIRMSSESNKKIPEPRVVSVKKTQGELGVQVCGGNVCGIFVETLEEDGPAKLTDVLMPGDMILEYNSLVMKNKTAEEAYLEMLKPAEVVTLKVQQRVDEFNRIKDTAGDGFYIRALYDRVAETEQDISFKKDDILYVDDTLPNGNFGTWMAWQLDENAQKMQRGQIPSKYMMDQEFYRRHSMTELKDETGASKTLSAAARRSFFRRKQKHKRSSSKDGKDLLALDAISTDSIPFLEDCVSLAYQRVQKVDCTSPRPVLLLGPLVDPVKDMLVKEYPGKFSRCVLEVMKASQQAIERGVKDCLFIDYKRRSGHFDVTTVASIKEITDKDSHCLLDIAPHAIERLHSVHIYPIVIFIRYKNAKQIKELKDPVYLRDKVSQKHSKEQFEVAQKIEQEYSKFFTGIVQGGTLPYIRTQIVTIVDQEQSKVLWTPLGSP; translated from the exons ATGGAGCCGAAGCACAAAGAGTTGTTAGAGCAGTGCCACCAGAACTTGGTGCAGTCCATCCCGGACGCGCAGTGCCTCATCGAGCTGCTCACCAAATCCGGCAGCCTGAGCGAGCGGGACATGCAGGACCTGGAGCAGAACTGCTCGTCGAGCTCGGAGAAAGTGGACCAGCTGCTGAAGATGCTCATGAGCAAGGAAAGCGACCATTTCCTGGCCCTGTGTGTGGCACTGGAGAAAACCTACCCTCACCTGTATACTGCCCTGTTCAGCAACGGCGGAGGAGCTGCAGATCACTCCG GGTCCACATACAGTGTCTTGTCTACAATGCCATCAGATTCAGAGAGCAGTTCGTCCCTCAGCAGCGTTG CCTCCTCGCCTCCACCCGCACTCAATGACAACCGTCCATCCATTGAGAATGGGGACGCCATCCTGTTTCAGCTGAGACAGGTGACCAGGGAACGAGATGACCTTCGTAAGCGGCTCGCCCTCGCCTCACCCGGCACTACCTTCGACGACTGCAg GCCAAATTCCAAAGCCAGTCACGACTATGAGCGGCTCAAGACCCAGTGCATGAAGGCCATGGCAGACTTACAGTCTCTGCAGAACCAGCATACCAAGACCCTTAAGAGGTGCGAGGAGGCAGTGAAGGAAGCCGACTTCTACCA CATGCTGCACAGTCGTCTCCTGAGTGATCAGTCTCAGCTAAAGGAGGAGATGGAGGTGCTGAGAAGAGATAATGCTCAGCTTGTAAGAGAGCACAACCATCTGAAACAGAGCTGTGAGGAGCTCAAGAGACTACACACAGAGGACCAGAAAGAGGTGGCTGACATGAGAATCCAGCAACAACAG GTTATTAGGGAGAATGGGTCCTCAGAAGTTTTGAAGCTTTATGACACTGCGATGGATAAACTGGAGGGGTTAAAGAAAGAGTATGACAACTTGAGCAAGCGATACAGCGAAAAGGTAGCCAATCACAACACGGACCTGAGTCGGCTGGAACAGGCGGAGGAAGAGAACAGACGGCTGCAGAAACAGACTGAAACTTTGATGAAGCAGAGAGACACAGCCATGCACTACCAACAACAGTACTCGGCCTCTATTCGGAG ATTTGATTCTGTGCAGCAGGAGCTGAATAAAGCGTCCGCTCAAAATAAAGAGCTgcaaagagagatggagagactgCAGTCAGAGGTGACACGCTACAAGAACTTCCAGCTGAAGGCGGTAAAGGATGCTGAGAAGTACAAGGAGGAGCGAGACTCTGTGTTTAATGAATACAGGCTGATCATGAGTGAAAGAGACCAGGTCATTAAAGAATTGGACAAGCTGCAGACGGAACTGGAAGCGGCTGAAGCACGCCTCAAAAACAATTCATCAGAGAAGATGGTGGCCAGTGAGGAATTAGAAGCACTCAGACAG gaGCTTAACTCGTCACTGGTGGATCGGGACCGAGCCATCTGTGAACGTAACGAGCTACTGGAGAAATACTGCCATGAAGTGAAGGACAAAGCAGACGCTCAGAAGGAACTAAATCAGGCGTGCAAAGACATCGAAACAGTGCGTGAGGAGCGAGATGTGGCCAGGAAGGAAAGAACTGAAGCCATTATACAGAGGGACCAGCTACTGCGGGAGTACTACCAGGCCAGACAG AAACAAGACACAGCCACTCTGGATATGGAGCGTGCCAATAAAGAGATTGAGGTGTTAAGAAAGCAGTGTGAGGCAATGTCTCAGGAACTAAAGGAGGCTGTGCAGGAGGCAGAGGTGGCAAAGTGCCGCAGAGACTGGGCCTTTCAGGAGAGAGACAAGATTGtggcagagagagaaagcatcCG GACTCTGTGCGATAACCTGCGCAGAGAAAGGGATCGTGCAGTCAGCGACCTCGCTGATGCCCTGCGCAACCTGGACGACATGAGGAAACAGAAGAACGACGCTGTCAGAGAACTGAAAGAACTCAA ggaAAAGATGGAGTGTCTGCAGGAGAAGGAGACTCCATTCTACCCACTGCTGGCACACAGCTCGCATGATTCGGCTATAGATACAGACTCCTTGGAATGGGAGACTGAAGTGGTGGAGTTTGAGAAGGACAGG GATGACATGGACTTGAAGGCATTGGGGTTTGATATTGCAGAGGGGGTCAATGATCCATATTTACCAGGAGATTGTGGGATTTTTGTTACAAGGGTGGACAAAGGAAGTATTGCAGATGGGAGGTTAAG AGTGAATGACTGGCTGCTGAAGATAAATGATGTAGACCTTACTAACAAAGACAGGAAGCAGGTCATCAAAGCTGTGCTTAACGGCGGAGGGGTAATCAATATGGTGGTGCGTCGAAGAAAGTCTTTAGGTGGAAGACTAGTTACTCCTGTTCACATTAATCTCATTGGGCACAAAG ACAGTGGCATTGGCCTGGAGGGTGGAGTATATGTGACTGCTATAGCAGCAGGCAGCCCAGCTGCCCGAGAGGGATCCCTTAACATTGGAGATCGCCTCATTGCT ataAATGGAATTGCGCTGGATAACAAATCTGTGACGGAGTGTGAGGCTCTGCTAAGGGGCTGCAGGGACTCACTCAGCCTCTCACTCATGAag TTCTTTCCTCAGAGCACATCAGGCCACAACATCTTTGAGAGCCTGAGGGAGGCAGATAAGTGCAATGGCAGAATTCACATGTCAGAGGTCCATTCTCGGAACAGCCGAAATCTAAAGCACAATAGCTCCACTCAGACAGACATTTACAGTGGTGAAGCGGGTGGAGAAAGGAGGAAGCAAAGAGCTGACTCTGAGGAGAGGAAGCCCTTCTCTCCTTCTACTCTGCACCCCAGCACTCTGTGTGCCCGTTATGGTCCCAGCGCTTTTCAGGAGATTTGCTACACTCGCCCCGAGTCAGCCGGGCCCGAGTGCAGCTCTTTGGATCCAACACCTGACACCAAACACAGTGGTGGCACCTGGCCCAAAATGGTTGTCGGAGTTCCCATGGCTGGAGAAAGCCCAGCCCAGCTGTCCATCTACAAGTCGCCTAAGCAAAGGAAGTCCATTTTTGATGCAGACACCTTCAAGAGACCAGAGACTCCTTCTAAAATGGAATACTTAACCAGCCATTCACCCCAACCTTCCAAAACAGACACCATGACCACACCCCCAACCCCACCTACACGCAGCGATTCATTCAAGTTCAAACCAAAGCAGCAGGGCAGCTCAGCCTCCGACTCCACCATTACTGAGAGCCAACAGGAAGAATGTAATGGGAATTTGTGCTTCACAGAGGTTGGACATGAGGGCAGGGTGCTCAGCTCTAGGAAATCATGTGAAGAGGACATTGGTCGCACGCGGCTCGACGAACCTGAGGTCAAACGTCCACGTCCTAAATCAGCCCCAGCTCTAAGGCGTAGGATGACCCCTCAGTCCATCCCTCTCCATAGCTTTCAG AGCTACTCTAATGATGGAGACAGTTTAGACCAGAGGGATGTGTTGCGCTCATCTCCTAGCCGCCCTTACAGACACAGCGTGGGGTTCGTTCCCACCCTCCTTAATGGAAATCTGCCACCCA ACTCAATACATCGAGGTTTGGCCCCATGCACAGCAGTGACAGCTGTTATGAGGAACCCTGTTTACACTGTCCGCAGTCACAGAGTACACACCAGCAACTGCCCATCTGTCATCAACCAAATCTGCCATCAACACACACATCCCAG CCCCCAACATCAAGGGCGTCTGAGTCTGGACCTTAGCCAGAAGCGTTCTGCTGAGTACTCCGAGTCCTCCCGCAGCAGTCGAACCTCTCATGGCACCAACTCGCTGCCGTCCAGTGCCAGACTTG GTTCATCCAGTAATGTACAGTATCGCACAGAAAGGATAAAAATCCCTCCAACACCACGGTATCCACGCTCAATGTTGGCCTCTGACAGAG GGTCTCTATCCCATTCAGAGTGCAGCAGTCCCTGTCTCATCACCCCACCCTTGTCCCCACTCAATCTTGAGACATCCTCGTTTGCTTCCAGCCAGTCCCAAAACTCCATCTCCACACGGATCTCTGTGAGCCCCGTACCCACAGGAGACCACAGGAGGGACAG GCCGTACCTGGAGGAGCCGAGAAACGTGATTGTACACAAAGGCGCTGAACCTCTGGGCATTTCCATCGTCAGTGGTGAGAATGGCGGTATCTTTGTGTCCAAGGTCACTGGAGGCAGTATTGCTCACCAGGCAGGCCTGGAGTACGGGGACCAGCTACTTGAG TATAACGGGATAAACCTGCGTAATGCCACTGAGCAGCAGGCGCGTCTTGTCATAGGTCAGCAATGTGACACCATCACAATCATGGCGCAGTACAACCCACACATGTACCAGCTGGGAAACCACTCCCGCTCCAG TTCTCGGATGGAGCCAGTGAGCAGCCAATCCACTCCTCAGGGCAGCGGTGCCACCACACCAGATAACCACTCCAACATAGACACACTCAGTGAGCAGGATGAAGGAACTCTCACGCCTTCATCCAAACAGACCACACCTACCACCAGCCCGCACAGCTTCATCCG AATGTCATCAGAGAGCAATAAGAAGATTCCAGAGCCCCGAGTGGTGTCTGTGAAGAAGACTCAGGGGGAGTTGGGTGTTCAGGTTTGTGGTGGAAATGTGTGTGGGATCTTTGTGGAGACTCTTGAGGAGGATGGTCCTGCTAAGTTGACAGATGTCCTAATGCCTGGTGACATGATTTTGGAG TATAACTCATTGGTTATGAAGAATAAGACTGCAGAAGAGGCTTACCTGGAAATGCTCAAGCCTGCAGAAGTGGTCACACTAAAAGTCCAGCAACGTGTGGATGAGTTTAACCGGATTAAAGATACTGCTGGAGATGGATTTTACATCAG AGCACTTTATGACCGAGTGGCTGAAACAGAACAGGACATTTCCTTTAAGAAGGATGACATTCTCTATGTGGATGACACACTACCGAATGGCAACTTCGGCACCTGGATGGCCTGGCAACTTGACGAAAATGCACAAAAGATGCAAAGGGGGCAAATTCCCAGTAAATACAT GATGGATCAGGAGTTCTATCGTAGACACAGCATGACTGAATTGAAGGATGAGACGGGTGCGAGTAAAACGCTCTCCGCAGCTGCACGCCGATCTTTCTTTCGCAGAAAACAGAAGCACAAACGCAGCAGCTCCAAAGATGGCAAAGACCTGCTCGCCCTGGATGCCATTAGCACAGACTCTATCCCATTTTTAGAGG ACTGTGTGAGCCTTGCCTATCAGAGAGTGCAGAAAGTTGACTGCACATCTCCCAGGCCAGTGCTGCTGCTGGGCCCACTGGTGGACCCAGTTAAAGACATGCTGGTCAAAGAGTATCCAGGGAAATTCAGCAGATGTGTACTTG AGGTGATGAAGGCCTCTCAGCAAGCCATTGAACGAGGGGTAAAGGACTGCCTTTTCATTGACTACAAACGAAGGAGCGGCCATTTTGATGTCACAACTGTTGCTTCTATCAAGGAGATCACAGACAAG gaTTCTCACTGTTTGCTCGACATTGCACCCCATGCCATCGAAAGGCTTCACAGCGTTCACATATATCCAATCGTCATTTTCATTCGCTACAAAAATGCAAAGCAAATAAA AGAACTGAAAGATCCGGTGTATCTGCGGGATAAAGTTTCTCAGAAACATTCCAAGGAACAGTTTGAGGTTGCACAGAAGATTGAGCAGGAGTACAGCAAATTCTTCACAG GTATTGTCCAAGGTGGCACGTTGCCCTACATTCGCACTCAAATCGTGACTATAGTGGATCAGGAGCAGAGTAAAGTCCTGTGGACTCCGTTAGGCTCGCCTTAG